One window from the genome of Lasioglossum baleicum chromosome 9, iyLasBale1, whole genome shotgun sequence encodes:
- the Scu gene encoding hydroxysteroid 17-beta dehydrogenase 10 → MLKGLVALVTGGASGLGLGTAQRFVREGAKVVIADLPTSNGTEVASKLGNSAVFAPVDVTSEKDVTEALQLTKKQFQKLDVLVNAAGIARAFKVYNFNKHRPHSLEDFERVIAVNTVGTFNVIRLAVELMNENTPNVDGQRGVVVNTASVAAFDGQMGQAAYSASKGGVVSMTLPLARDLAKVGIRVCTVAPGLMDTPMLQALPDKVRAFLSETIPFPTRLGTPDEYAMLVQQIVENPLLNGEVIRLDGALRMQP, encoded by the exons ATGTTGAAG GGATTGGTTGCCCTTGTAACTGGAGGTGCTTCCGGGCTAGGACTAGGAACCGCACAAAGATTCGTAAGGGAAGGAGCCAAAGTTGTGATCGCCGATTTACCCACATCAAATGGAACTGAAGTAGCTAGCAAATTAGGAAATTCAGCTGTATTTGCACCTGTGGAT GTGACGTCAGAAAAGGATGTGACCGAGGCATTACAACTAACGAAGAAGCAGTTCCAGAAGTTGGATGTGCTGGTGAACGCGGCAGGAATAGCTCGTGCATTCAAAgtgtacaatttcaataaacatCGTCCGCATAGTTTGGAAGACTTTGAGAGGGTTATCGCCGTGAACACTGTTGGAACGTTCAACGTGATCAGATTAGCCGTAGAACTTATGAACGAAAACACGCCGAACGTGGACGGCCAACGTGGAGTGGTGGTCAACACAGCGAGCGTTGCGGCGTTCGACGGACAGATGGGTCAGGCAGCATACTCTGCTAGCAAGGGCGGGGTAGTCAGTATGACCTTGCCGTTGGCCCGCGATTTGGCAAAGGTTGGGATTCGCGTTTGCACGGTAGCGCCTGGATTAATGGATACACCTATGCTGCAAGCATTACCAGACAAAGTGCGTGCATTTTTGAGTGAAACGATACCATTCCCGACGAGACTTGGTACACCGGACGAGTACGCTATGTTGGTGCAACAGATCGTCGAGAATCCTCTTCTGAACGGAGAAGTGATCAGATTAGACGGTGCTCTCAGGATGCAGCCTTAA